A region of Euryarchaeota archaeon DNA encodes the following proteins:
- a CDS encoding ABC transporter ATP-binding protein, whose amino-acid sequence MLLQARGLVKSYPGARQATRSRARSNATGAAEAPDPHRPSEKDGEARRAVDGVSFEVNAGEVFGLFGPNGAGKSTSLRLVSGMTRPDEGKIWVCGVDAVARPNDVRGQMSILLEAPLVYEGLTARDYLRTFARVSGLSSARSRQRVDEVCRLIDVAKLMDKRLVHMSLGERQRMEIARVLIPDRKLLVLDEPFNGVDVEMRRRIREHLRTLLKDGHGIIFTSHNLVESEGFVDRFAFIVSGRILAVGGAKDLREKFLLPVFRLDVTDRKKARRLIEDLPSVRDVQDDDSALRVVFDRRESAAGVVRVLVEGGVGVLELRGAGTMEDVFFKLADSRGASAERGPNPRNDPEGGRGA is encoded by the coding sequence GTGCTTCTTCAAGCCCGGGGACTCGTGAAATCCTACCCTGGAGCCAGGCAGGCGACGCGGAGCCGCGCGCGCTCCAATGCGACGGGCGCCGCAGAGGCTCCCGACCCTCACCGCCCGAGCGAGAAGGACGGCGAGGCAAGGCGCGCCGTGGACGGCGTTTCGTTCGAGGTGAACGCCGGGGAGGTCTTCGGTCTCTTCGGCCCCAACGGGGCCGGCAAGAGCACGAGTCTCCGACTCGTCTCCGGCATGACGCGACCGGACGAGGGGAAGATCTGGGTCTGCGGCGTCGATGCCGTGGCGCGGCCGAACGACGTGCGAGGCCAGATGTCGATCCTCCTCGAGGCGCCCCTTGTCTACGAGGGGCTCACCGCGCGCGATTACCTACGCACCTTTGCCCGCGTATCTGGCCTTTCGAGCGCGCGTTCAAGGCAACGCGTCGATGAAGTGTGCCGGCTCATTGACGTCGCGAAACTCATGGACAAGAGGCTTGTCCACATGAGCCTCGGCGAACGGCAACGCATGGAGATAGCGCGCGTTCTCATACCTGACAGGAAGCTCTTGGTGCTTGACGAGCCGTTCAACGGCGTCGACGTGGAGATGCGTAGAAGGATCCGAGAGCACCTACGGACGCTGCTCAAGGACGGCCATGGGATAATCTTCACGTCCCACAACCTGGTCGAGAGCGAAGGCTTCGTGGACCGGTTCGCGTTCATCGTGAGCGGGCGCATCCTCGCGGTGGGGGGAGCGAAGGATCTTCGGGAGAAGTTCCTTCTCCCGGTCTTCCGCCTCGATGTCACGGACCGCAAGAAAGCGCGAAGGCTGATCGAGGACCTTCCTTCGGTGCGCGACGTCCAGGACGACGATTCGGCCTTGCGCGTCGTGTTCGACAGGCGGGAGTCTGCCGCCGGCGTCGTACGGGTCCTTGTCGAAGGCGGCGTCGGGGTCCTGGAGCTACGAGGGGCGGGCACGATGGAAGACGTGTTCTTCAAACTCGCCGACAGCCGCGGCGCCTCGGCCGAGCGCGGGCCGAACCCTCGAAACGATCCGGAGGGTGGTCGCGGCGCCTAG